One Nostoc sp. UHCC 0302 DNA window includes the following coding sequences:
- the pgsA gene encoding CDP-diacylglycerol--glycerol-3-phosphate 3-phosphatidyltransferase, which yields MTLPNWITFSRLLGVPFLLYGLYNPTPQARWICLTIFLIAALTDWLDGYLARKLNQVSDLGKFLDPLVDKFLVLAPLMVLIELGKVPAWGVFLILARELAIAGWRVNQTTITGANIWGKLKTISQIVAIAFLIAPLSQEWQILSMIAFWISVTLTLISGAIYLLPQQKLQQISS from the coding sequence ATGACGCTGCCAAATTGGATTACTTTTTCTCGCCTATTAGGTGTACCATTTCTACTTTACGGATTGTACAATCCCACACCACAAGCTCGGTGGATATGTTTGACAATTTTTTTAATTGCTGCATTAACTGATTGGTTAGACGGCTATTTAGCACGGAAACTTAATCAAGTTAGCGATTTAGGAAAGTTTCTTGATCCCTTGGTAGATAAATTTTTAGTACTTGCACCATTGATGGTTTTGATTGAGCTAGGGAAAGTTCCAGCTTGGGGAGTGTTTTTAATTTTAGCGCGGGAATTAGCGATCGCTGGTTGGCGAGTGAATCAAACAACGATTACAGGAGCAAATATTTGGGGTAAGCTCAAAACCATCAGTCAAATAGTAGCGATCGCATTTCTAATTGCACCCTTATCACAAGAGTGGCAAATTCTATCTATGATTGCCTTCTGGATTTCTGTCACATTAACGTTAATATCTGGTGCAATTTATCTTTTGCCACAACAAAAGTTACAGCAGATTTCAAGTTGA